GCGTCGCGCTGCAGCGGAACCGCGTCGTCGCTGTCCTCCGGCGCGCTGCCCAGATAGCACCAGTGCGCCAGCCAGTGCCGGTCGCCCCGCTCGGCGCCCGGACGGCGCTCGCGCACCGCCACGGCGTCCGGCCACGGCCAGTCGGGCATGCGCAGGCCGTCGAGTGCACTCATCAGCCGCATATCGTGCTGCCGCGGGTCTTCGCGACCGCAGCAGACACCGCGGCAGCGCTTGATCTGCACGTTGACGCAGGCGGCGGTGCGCCGCTCGTAGCCCTGCAGACCGATGCGCTTCGGACACAGCTGCCAGGCAGTCGCCAGTTCGCGCAGCGTGGTCAGACAGTCGCGGCGTGAGCGGAAAGGGCCATACAACCCCGCCAGCTGACGCGGCGTGACGCGGTCGAGATCGACCAGCGTCAGCGCCGCCTCGCCGGCCGCCACCTCGTTACCGGGGCCGCCGCGTAGCGCCAGCGCCACGGCGGGTCCGCCGGCCCGCAACTGCTTGTTGTACAGCGGCTGCAACTGCTTCACCAGCTTCGCTTCGAGCAGCAGCGCCCCCAGCTCTCCCGCCGTTTCGACCCAATCGATGCGCTTCGTTTCGCGCAGCATGCGCGCCGCCTGTCCACCCTTGTGCGAACCGGTGAAGTGCGCCAGCACGCGCGAACGCAGGTTACGGCTCTTGCCGATGTAAAGCGGCAGCTCTGCCGGCGCCGGCAGCAGGTCGGTCGACTCCGGCGCCGCACCGTAGAACAGATAGACGCCCGGCGCCTCCGGCACGTCGTCGAGCGCGCCCGGTGCCATCCCCGGCGGCGCTGCAGCGGTGCGCCCGGCCTTTTCCATTGCCGGACCGATCACCGCCGGCGGAAAGTCGCGCGCGACGATGTCGAGAAAATCGCGCACCAGTCTCGCGTCACCGATGGCGCGGTGGCGGGCGTCGCAGACCAGCCCGAAGCGCTCCATCAGCGCGTCCAGCCCGTGCTTCGGAAAGTGCGGATAGAGGGCGCGCGACAGCTTGACCGAGCACAGCACGCGCGGCGCGAAGTTCAGGCCGACGCGGGCGAACTCGTTGCGCAGGAAGCCGTGGTCGAAGCGCGCGTTGTGCGCGACGAACAGGCGGTCGTGCAGCAGCGCCGCCAGTTCTTCCGCGATATCGGCGAAGCGCGGCGCACCGGCGACCATGCCGTCGGTGATGCCAGTAAAACGCTGGATGGACAACGGAATCGACACGCCCGGATTGACCAGGCTGGACCACTCGCGCCGCTGCGGCCCGTCTATCAGCACGACGCCGACCTCGGTCACACGGTCGGCGCGCGGGTCGCCCCCTGTCGTTTCCAGGTCGACGATGGCCAGCGGCTGATCGAACACGCTCATGCGGTGGTCGCCGCCCTGCGCGCCAGCTCGGTGGCGCAGCGCACGGGGCAGCCGAAAGTGGGACGGTGCGGCTTCAGTGCGCGTCGGTGGGCGTCAGGTCGGTCTGGTAGGGATAGGGCTTCTGCGCGACGCGTGCTTCGTTGAAGCGGCGCTGCGCTTCGAAGTCCTGCGGCTTGTCCCACCACAGCGCGCGACCGCGACGCTGCTCTTCGATCTGTTCCGGGTGCTTTTCGAGGTACTCGCGCATGAAACGCGTGTGATCGGATTCGTAATCAGCCAATTGAAACTCCGTTGGAAACGACTCAATGTGTCTTGCCGCGCGTTTCGTCGGCCTT
The window above is part of the Methyloversatilis discipulorum genome. Proteins encoded here:
- a CDS encoding DUF3460 family protein, with the protein product MADYESDHTRFMREYLEKHPEQIEEQRRGRALWWDKPQDFEAQRRFNEARVAQKPYPYQTDLTPTDAH
- a CDS encoding 3'-5' exonuclease family protein, producing MSVFDQPLAIVDLETTGGDPRADRVTEVGVVLIDGPQRREWSSLVNPGVSIPLSIQRFTGITDGMVAGAPRFADIAEELAALLHDRLFVAHNARFDHGFLRNEFARVGLNFAPRVLCSVKLSRALYPHFPKHGLDALMERFGLVCDARHRAIGDARLVRDFLDIVARDFPPAVIGPAMEKAGRTAAAPPGMAPGALDDVPEAPGVYLFYGAAPESTDLLPAPAELPLYIGKSRNLRSRVLAHFTGSHKGGQAARMLRETKRIDWVETAGELGALLLEAKLVKQLQPLYNKQLRAGGPAVALALRGGPGNEVAAGEAALTLVDLDRVTPRQLAGLYGPFRSRRDCLTTLRELATAWQLCPKRIGLQGYERRTAACVNVQIKRCRGVCCGREDPRQHDMRLMSALDGLRMPDWPWPDAVAVRERRPGAERGDRHWLAHWCYLGSAPEDSDDAVPLQRDARFDYDHYRILRRHLDGLPADAVETV